From one Phocaeicola salanitronis DSM 18170 genomic stretch:
- a CDS encoding RNA polymerase sigma factor → MQEISFRDDILPLKDKLFRLALRITFDRAEAEDIVQDTLIRVWDKREEWSQMDSVEAYCLTVARNLAIDRSQKKEAQNVELTPETQEMPDALVPDRQMEQSEQLSIVHRLINGLPEKQRSIIQLRDIEGKSYKEIAEILQLTEEQVKVNLFRARQRIKTKYNEINNYGL, encoded by the coding sequence ATGCAAGAAATCAGTTTTCGAGACGATATCCTGCCCTTGAAAGACAAGCTTTTCAGGCTGGCTCTCCGCATCACCTTCGACCGTGCGGAAGCGGAGGATATTGTTCAAGATACACTGATTCGGGTATGGGACAAGCGGGAAGAATGGAGCCAGATGGATTCGGTAGAAGCTTATTGCCTTACGGTAGCGCGCAATTTAGCGATTGACCGGAGCCAGAAGAAGGAAGCGCAAAACGTGGAGTTGACACCCGAGACACAGGAAATGCCCGATGCATTGGTGCCTGACCGGCAAATGGAGCAGAGCGAGCAATTATCAATCGTACACCGGTTGATAAATGGGCTTCCCGAAAAGCAGCGTTCCATTATTCAGCTTCGCGATATCGAAGGCAAGAGTTATAAAGAGATAGCCGAGATACTCCAGCTGACAGAAGAACAAGTAAAAGTCAATTTGTTCAGGGCAAGGCAACGGATAAAGACGAAATATAACGAGATAAACAATTATGGATTATAA
- the araJ gene encoding MFS transporter AraJ, producing MKKSLMALASGTLGLGIAEFVMMGILPNVAHDLGISIPQAGHFISAYAIGVCVGAPLTVVVARTRPLKQILLGLAMIYIVGNLFASMSVNYWMLLLMRFVSGLPHGAFFGVGSIVAERVADKGKASQAVALMIAGMTIANLFGVPFGTLLSNLFSWRFPFVFNALWGVLIFYLIWRWIPYMPALPDVGLKGQFRFLKRLAPWLIILTTMFGNGGIFCWFSYVTPQMIHEAGFSPHSMTAVMMLAGLGMTIGNLVGGKCGDLYGLAPVIRVTQMVMVLSLLGIFFFTRNPYLSVILMFVCTACLFAVSPPQQLLLLQNSRGSEMMGAACVQIAFNLGNAVGAYLGGLPIDAGMGYRYPSLVGVFIVLLGLVCISIYVKRAKNSSQLA from the coding sequence ATGAAGAAAAGTTTGATGGCATTGGCTTCCGGCACGCTGGGCTTAGGAATTGCCGAGTTTGTAATGATGGGCATTCTGCCCAATGTGGCCCATGATTTGGGCATTTCTATCCCGCAGGCAGGGCACTTTATTTCGGCATACGCCATTGGGGTGTGCGTAGGTGCTCCGTTGACCGTAGTGGTGGCACGTACCCGTCCGTTGAAGCAGATATTGTTGGGACTGGCGATGATTTACATCGTAGGGAATCTGTTCGCTTCGATGTCGGTGAATTATTGGATGTTGCTCCTGATGCGCTTCGTTTCGGGATTGCCTCACGGGGCATTCTTCGGCGTAGGTTCCATCGTGGCGGAACGGGTGGCGGATAAAGGAAAAGCTTCGCAGGCGGTAGCGTTGATGATAGCGGGGATGACCATTGCCAACCTCTTCGGGGTTCCTTTCGGCACGTTGTTGAGTAACCTGTTTTCGTGGCGCTTTCCTTTCGTGTTCAATGCCCTTTGGGGAGTCTTGATATTCTATCTGATTTGGCGGTGGATTCCGTATATGCCCGCTCTGCCCGACGTGGGATTGAAAGGTCAGTTCCGTTTTCTGAAGCGGCTGGCTCCGTGGCTGATTATCCTGACTACAATGTTCGGCAACGGGGGCATCTTCTGCTGGTTCAGCTATGTCACGCCGCAGATGATTCACGAAGCAGGTTTCTCGCCCCATTCGATGACCGCCGTGATGATGCTTGCCGGATTGGGCATGACCATCGGTAATCTGGTGGGAGGCAAGTGCGGCGACCTTTACGGGCTGGCTCCGGTAATCCGTGTCACGCAGATGGTGATGGTATTGTCATTGCTGGGCATCTTCTTCTTTACCCGCAATCCGTACCTGTCCGTCATCCTGATGTTTGTCTGCACGGCTTGCCTCTTTGCGGTCTCTCCTCCCCAGCAATTATTGCTTTTGCAGAACTCGCGCGGCTCTGAGATGATGGGAGCGGCGTGTGTGCAGATCGCTTTTAACCTGGGCAATGCCGTGGGTGCCTATCTGGGCGGATTGCCGATAGACGCCGGTATGGGGTACCGTTATCCGTCGCTGGTAGGTGTCTTCATCGTGCTTCTGGGGCTGGTTTGTATCTCGATTTACGTGAAACGCGCTAAAAACTCATCACAGCTTGCATAG
- the argB gene encoding acetylglutamate kinase, protein MKEKLTIIKVGGKIVEEAGTLDQLLDDFSALPGNKLLVHGGGRSATRIAAQLGIESKMVNGRRITDAETLKVVTMVYGGLVNKNIVAGLQAKGVNAIGLTGADMDVIRSVKRPVKEIDYGFVGDVERVDAGALAALIQRGVVPVMAPLTHDGQGHILNTNADTIAGETAKALARLFDVTLVFCFEKKGVLSDENDDESVIPVLTPDLFKQYVAEGIIKEGMIPKLENSFSAIDAGVSQVVITSASAIGTEAGTIIKK, encoded by the coding sequence ATGAAAGAAAAACTGACTATCATTAAAGTGGGAGGGAAGATTGTAGAAGAAGCCGGTACGCTCGACCAGCTTCTGGACGACTTCTCCGCATTGCCCGGCAATAAACTTCTGGTGCATGGGGGCGGGCGTTCCGCTACCCGTATCGCGGCTCAGCTGGGTATCGAAAGCAAGATGGTGAACGGACGGCGCATCACCGATGCCGAAACCTTGAAAGTGGTGACCATGGTGTACGGCGGCCTGGTCAACAAGAACATTGTGGCAGGACTGCAGGCTAAGGGCGTAAACGCCATCGGGTTGACGGGTGCCGATATGGATGTCATCCGTTCGGTGAAGCGTCCGGTAAAAGAGATTGATTATGGCTTTGTGGGTGATGTAGAGCGGGTGGATGCCGGTGCGCTGGCAGCCCTTATCCAAAGAGGAGTGGTGCCGGTGATGGCTCCGCTTACCCATGACGGGCAGGGGCATATCCTCAATACCAATGCCGATACCATAGCGGGCGAAACCGCCAAAGCCCTGGCCCGTCTGTTCGATGTGACTTTGGTCTTTTGTTTCGAGAAGAAAGGCGTATTGAGCGACGAGAACGATGACGAGAGTGTCATTCCTGTGCTTACGCCTGACTTGTTTAAGCAATATGTGGCGGAAGGCATCATCAAGGAAGGGATGATTCCGAAGTTGGAAAATTCTTTTTCCGCTATCGATGCGGGAGTGAGCCAGGTGGTAATCACCTCAGCATCAGCCATTGGTACGGAAGCTGGCACGATAATCAAAAAATAA
- a CDS encoding M48 family metallopeptidase, translating into MAKKQIVSDADFGQIFIVTRRTVRNVTMRMKEDGLHVTTPPFRSVKALLDVIRPFRERLLKLKADVSPKPFDWDYRLEAECFRLWLEPSRLKHFTVRSAEEGVKICCPEDTDFSDKRVQTLVRNAIARALKKRAEEYLPPLVACWAERYGLSYRTVKITKARSRWGSCSSERHISLSYYLMLLPAHLMDYVVLHELAHTREMNHGPRFWELLDRMTEGRALALRKELRAYRPVF; encoded by the coding sequence ATGGCGAAGAAACAAATTGTAAGTGATGCCGATTTCGGGCAGATATTCATCGTGACCCGCCGTACGGTGCGCAACGTCACGATGCGGATGAAAGAAGACGGGCTGCATGTCACCACGCCTCCTTTTCGGAGCGTGAAAGCGTTGCTCGACGTAATCCGCCCTTTCCGTGAACGCTTGCTGAAGTTGAAGGCAGACGTGTCTCCCAAGCCTTTCGATTGGGATTATAGGCTGGAGGCGGAGTGCTTCCGGTTGTGGCTCGAACCCAGCCGGCTGAAGCATTTCACCGTGCGCTCTGCCGAAGAGGGAGTAAAGATTTGTTGTCCCGAAGATACTGACTTTTCAGACAAACGGGTACAGACGTTGGTGCGGAATGCCATAGCCCGTGCCTTGAAGAAACGGGCGGAAGAGTATCTGCCTCCGTTGGTGGCATGTTGGGCAGAACGGTACGGATTGTCGTATCGGACGGTGAAGATTACCAAGGCACGCTCCCGGTGGGGAAGTTGCTCATCGGAACGTCATATCAGCCTGTCGTATTACCTGATGCTGCTCCCGGCGCATCTGATGGATTACGTGGTATTGCACGAGCTGGCACACACCCGTGAGATGAACCACGGTCCCCGCTTCTGGGAGTTGCTCGACCGGATGACGGAAGGGCGTGCGCTGGCATTGCGCAAGGAGTTGCGTGCATACCGTCCGGTGTTTTGA